A window from Chryseobacterium vaccae encodes these proteins:
- a CDS encoding DUF7674 family protein: MMKVPMQTINQKTAVEYLKFFYPPLRNEITQLSLQDNFAGVIQATINYLKNLLQESKINIIAHHIKLMDMIYKNGNSYVRTMIENLFVRSFESFKKHAKIAHWKLLYQYMPVSFQIIYNEQQKQDELFFKK; the protein is encoded by the coding sequence ATGATGAAAGTACCAATGCAAACTATTAATCAAAAAACAGCTGTTGAATACTTAAAATTTTTCTATCCTCCACTCCGAAACGAGATCACTCAGTTATCCCTTCAGGATAATTTTGCAGGGGTGATTCAGGCAACAATCAATTACCTGAAAAATCTGCTTCAGGAATCGAAAATCAATATCATCGCCCATCATATCAAACTGATGGACATGATCTATAAGAATGGGAATTCCTATGTAAGAACGATGATTGAAAACCTGTTCGTAAGATCATTTGAAAGCTTTAAAAAGCATGCTAAAATTGCCCACTGGAAACTTCTGTACCAATATATGCCGGTAAGCTTCCAGATCATTTATAATGAGCAGCAGAAGCAGGATGAACTATTCTTTAAGAAATAA
- a CDS encoding TlpA disulfide reductase family protein yields MKFLQTIPIVLRLLFGFQLLSVFCIVLSVISCAQKEKETIIQGKIPNLPDGMLYIYKGNPSQRIDSVKTKGGNFKLTHQWKAEEVPSYIGLDHIDQKGVLRAFSFPTHAKYRNGKWESQFFMNDPQITINGKFKDFVPKNIKLSESYKLVTVPEIAAGKQTEALFNVDADLFEEIKERAAQTVKEKIIKYPYSFHLLNKINENKNSFSAQQVDDFLKSFKGEITQSKMYKELQTYNKKRFNENNIPLPLLEDHTGVKREIADKSYKKHLIIFWASWCGPCRQEIPMLKKIYSLYGQEIELISVSIDTDKAAWQKALKEEKMNWKQLIISNNSAEKEALQIHFRLNQAIPYTVLVDHNLKILSASTGLSDEKELKKLIGK; encoded by the coding sequence ATGAAATTTTTACAAACTATTCCTATAGTTTTACGTTTACTGTTCGGGTTTCAATTATTATCTGTTTTCTGTATTGTACTTTCAGTGATTTCATGTGCTCAGAAAGAAAAAGAAACCATTATCCAGGGCAAAATTCCCAATCTGCCAGACGGAATGTTATATATCTATAAAGGCAACCCCTCTCAAAGAATTGATAGCGTAAAAACGAAAGGAGGTAATTTTAAGTTAACCCATCAGTGGAAAGCAGAGGAAGTTCCCAGTTATATTGGGCTGGATCATATAGACCAGAAAGGAGTTTTAAGAGCTTTTAGTTTTCCCACCCATGCAAAATACAGGAACGGAAAATGGGAATCCCAGTTTTTTATGAATGATCCGCAAATCACAATTAATGGTAAATTCAAAGACTTTGTTCCCAAAAATATCAAGCTTTCGGAAAGCTATAAACTGGTAACCGTCCCTGAAATTGCTGCCGGAAAACAGACGGAGGCTCTGTTTAATGTGGATGCTGATCTGTTTGAAGAGATTAAAGAAAGAGCCGCTCAGACGGTGAAGGAAAAAATAATCAAATATCCTTATTCGTTTCATTTATTGAATAAAATCAACGAAAATAAGAACAGCTTTTCTGCACAGCAGGTAGACGATTTTCTGAAATCTTTTAAGGGGGAAATTACACAAAGTAAAATGTATAAGGAACTTCAAACCTATAACAAAAAAAGATTTAACGAAAACAATATTCCTCTTCCTCTGCTTGAAGATCATACCGGAGTAAAAAGAGAAATTGCCGATAAGAGCTACAAAAAACATTTAATCATTTTCTGGGCAAGCTGGTGCGGACCCTGCAGACAGGAAATCCCGATGCTGAAGAAAATCTATTCCTTATACGGACAGGAAATTGAATTGATTTCCGTTTCTATTGATACAGACAAAGCAGCCTGGCAAAAAGCCTTGAAAGAAGAAAAAATGAACTGGAAACAGCTGATCATAAGCAATAACAGTGCTGAGAAGGAAGCTCTTCAAATTCATTTTAGACTCAATCAGGCCATTCCGTATACTGTTCTGGTTGATCATAATCTTAAAATACTATCAGCTTCTACCGGATTATCGGATGAAAAAGAATTAAAAAAGCTGATTGGGAAGTAA
- a CDS encoding RNA polymerase sigma factor, with protein sequence MDSLFEKLYTGYKHQVFFFVKKYVHGQDDIEDIVQDIFVHLWKHRDSLGTNTDAIVYKTAKQEIANFYRKNKLSFTDLNEASVPDTEKEEYDEEESGKHLEQIKNLLDQVPDKSKSFFLKHKIEGQSYSQIAEEHSISKNAVAKHVNKVLNLIKTHLHFFFSLLILIKKFF encoded by the coding sequence TTGGATTCTTTATTTGAAAAATTATATACCGGCTATAAGCATCAGGTCTTTTTTTTCGTGAAAAAATATGTTCACGGGCAGGATGACATTGAGGATATTGTTCAGGATATTTTTGTTCATTTATGGAAACACAGAGATTCTTTAGGTACGAATACAGATGCCATTGTTTACAAAACAGCCAAGCAGGAAATTGCCAATTTTTACAGAAAAAATAAGCTTTCTTTTACCGACCTCAACGAAGCATCTGTTCCGGATACCGAAAAAGAAGAATATGATGAGGAGGAATCCGGAAAACATCTGGAACAGATTAAAAATTTACTGGATCAGGTTCCTGATAAAAGCAAATCATTCTTCCTGAAACATAAAATTGAAGGACAGAGCTATTCCCAGATTGCCGAAGAACACAGCATTTCTAAAAACGCTGTTGCCAAGCACGTGAATAAGGTACTGAACCTCATCAAAACTCACCTCCATTTCTTTTTTTCGTTATTAATTCTCATAAAAAAGTTTTTTTAG